A stretch of Channa argus isolate prfri chromosome 16, Channa argus male v1.0, whole genome shotgun sequence DNA encodes these proteins:
- the ndufaf1 gene encoding complex I intermediate-associated protein 30, mitochondrial produces the protein MYLPKLTRLPSARLLIINHLHQQLLPSITPLSVPRRALIQGKYRRPGQPKEDKFPWEGINFDFSKGLEGIKKHFTLLKKEFSDRWVGPEGKPIIEHMLEQNRVIWEFRGAESLQHWIVSSDKEIGGQSEVYLKPGKNGNTCFLYGTLSSTPPRDGETRYSGYCTMRSKQLLASFDRKKHYDWSSFNTLHLRVRGDGRPWMINIAAETYFSHQKDDIYSYFLYTRGGPYWQDIKIPFSKFFLTHRGRIQDDQHPLWLDKINTIGFTLGDKADGPFQLEIDFIGVSKDYAHTEEFAYEAYKRNPEI, from the exons ATGTACCTGCCAAAGCTCACACGCCTCCCCTCGGCCAGGCTGCTCATCATCAACCACCTCCACCAGCAACTGCTCCCCTCCATCACTCCACTGTCTGTGCCCAGAAGAGCTTTGATTCAGGGTAAATACAGACGTCCTGGTCAGCCTAAGGAGGATAAGTTTCCATGGGAGGGGATTAACTTCGACTTCTCAAAGGGTTTGGAAGGGATCAAGAAGCATTTCACGTTGCTGAAAAAAGAGTTTTCTGACCGCTGGGTTGGTCCGGAAGGAAAACCAATCATTGAGCACATGCTGGAGCAGAATAGAGTGATATGGGAGTTCAGAGGTGCAGAGAGCCTGCAGCATTGGATAGTGTCGTCAGATAAAGAGATAGGAGGCCAAAGTGAAGTTTACTTGAAACCTGGCAAAAACGGCAATACCTGCTTTCTGTATGGGACCCTGAGCTCTACTCCTCCAAGGGATGGAGAAACACGCTACAGCGGTTACTGCACCATGCGTTCAAAACAACTGCTG GCTTCATTCGATAGGAAAAAGCACTATGACTGGTCCAGCTTCAACACTTTGCACTTGCGTGTTCGAGGTGATGGCCGGCCTTGGATGATCAACATCGCAGCAGAAACATACTTCTCTCACCAGAAAGATGACATATACAGTTACTTTCTGTACACAAGAGGAGGCCCATACTGGCAAGATATCAAG ATCCCTTTCTCTAAGTTCTTCCTCACACATAGAGGAAGAATACAAGATGATCAACATCCTCTGTGGCTGGATAAG ATTAACACAATTGGATTTACCTTAGGAGACAAAGCAGATGGTCCATTTCAACTAGAGATTGATTTCATTGGTGTCAGCAAAGATTATGCACACACTGAGGAGTTTGCCTATGAGGCGTACAAGAGGAATCCTGAAATTTGA
- the oip5 gene encoding protein Mis18-beta, which translates to MEYDEGFLIQRIHDMKLQATAALVKQQMTFHCAQCNTVLADSVGVCGEIGVNSADYIMCLRVTNDVAISERIELGHKEEMANCIFSSLNCQVCCSTVGKIIHSASSHLANIRCLFLLHKANINCYILNNSSMVKASTLKFDLKPLRDSINEVRQEFEAQLDQMSQLKSRLADSSVTSKLDK; encoded by the exons ATGGAATATGATGAAGGCTTCTTAATCCAACGTATCCACGATATGAAACTGCAGGCCACGGCAGCGCTGGTGAAACAGCAGATGACTTTTCACTGTGCACAGTGTAACACTGTCTTGGCGGACTCCGTCGGTGTCTGCGGGGAGATTGGTGTGAACTCTGCGGACTACATCATGTGTCTAA GAGTAACCAACGACGTGGCCATCAGTGAAAGAATAGAGTTGGGACATAAAGAGGAAATGGCTAATTG CATCTTCAGTTCTTTAAACTGTCAAGTCTGCTGTAGTACTGTGGGGAAAATTATTCACTCAGCTTCATCACATTTGGCCAATATTCGCTGCCTTTTTCTTCTCCACAAAGCAAACATCAATTG TTACATCCTCAACAACAGCTCAATGGTGAAAGCCTCTACACTCAAATTTGATCTGAAGCCCCTCAGAGATAGCATTAATGAG GTGAGACAAGAGTTTGAAGCACAACTGGATCAGATGTCACAGCTTAAGAGCAGACTGGCTGACAGCAGTGTAACCAGTAAACTGGACAAGTAG
- the nusap1 gene encoding nucleolar and spindle-associated protein 1, which translates to MDLDSKKYSELQSIAKELGLKANLKADKLLKAIKQHYQHEGKRTEEEQKDAAATQDRAQEDKDATCKEELPSTAVFVNTRRGKGNGNKGKSCDAATVIECEANPSVAAEGGDEVVVSSAGAKKRKASVVCGSDEAETEPPKKTKAGETEQQPGIKDETDGHGDTEKAPKVSKAGKIPRYQALQQKTKPVLKPVTPNFKKLHEAHFNKMESIDSYVQRKTKQMDTYRNSVKELKTLSDKTKRLQADGKTRAKANDSRASMFSPIPLRGVTEEKCKDTCLSASKVPPKKPAGKNDASFRPSIISTRRINVRFSEATRDNEYKRSLVKTPARMSPCVTSSTPQKQAGAVKPNNVKTSTLSATKTPGPFIFTGNTSATTTPGTQKKQSFDLKASLSRPLTYKPHTGKLKPFGEVKENTQTTGNTSTISNSHQKNYKQRQVKTREDRRAKHMEERRQKKETVLGARRGLVMM; encoded by the exons ATGGATTTGGACTCGAAGAAATATAGTGAGTTGCAGAGCATCGCTAAGGAGCTCGGACTTAAGGCGAACTTGAAG GCAGACAAGCTCCTGAAAGCGATCAAGCAGCACTATCAACATGAAGGAAAAAGGACTGAAGAAGAGCAG AAAGATGCAGCTGCAACACAAGATCGTGCTCAGGAAGATAAAGATGCAACTTGCAAGGAAGAACTTCCTAGTACCGCTGTGTTTGTGAACACACGTCGAGGGAAAGGCAACGGTAACAAGGGGAAGAGCTGTGACGCCGCGACAGTGATTGAGTGCGAAGCCAATCCATCAGTTGCTGCGGAG GGTGGTGATGAAGTAGTTGTGTCAAGTGCGGGTGCTAAGAAGAGAAAGGCGTCTGTTGTCTGTGGTTCTGACGAAGCTGAAACTGAGCCCCCAAAGAAGACGAAGGCCGGTGAGACTGAGCAACAACCTGGTATCAAGGATGAAACCGATGGACATGGGGATACAG AAAAGGCACCAAAAGTATCCAAAGCTGGTAAAATACCTCGCTATCAAGCGCTTCAGCAGAAAACCAAGCCAGTGTTGAAGCCTGTCACTCCTA acTTCAAAAAACTTCACGAGGCCCATTTTAACAAAATGGAATCCATTGATTCCTATGTCCAGAGGAAGACCAAGCAGATGGACACATACAGAAATTCAGTGAAAGAACTAAAG ACTCTTTCAGACAAAACTAAACGGCTGCAAGCTGATGGAAAAACCCGAGCA AAAGCAAATGACAGTCGTGCTTCCATGTTCAGCCCAATTCCACTGAGAGGAGTGACtgaagaaaaatgcaaagacaCTTGTCTTTCAGCCAGTAAAGTTCCTCCAAAAAAACCTGCTGGAAAGAACGATGCTTCATTCAGACCATCTATTATTTCCACTCGCAGGATCAATGTTCG gTTCTCAGAAGCCACTCGTGACAATGAGTATAAAAGGTCCTTGGTGAAGACACCTGCACGCATGTCACCTTGTGTGACTTCAAGCACTCCCCAAAAACAGGCTGGTGCTGTGAAGCCCAACAATGTCAAGACTTCAACTCTCTCTGCGACCAAAACACCAG GACCATTTATTTTCACTGGCAACACAAGTGCTACAACAACTCCTGGAACTCAAAAGAAGCAGAGCTTTGATCTGAAAGCGAGTCTGTCTCGTCCACTCACCTACAAGCCTCATACGG GTAAACTGAAGCCATTTGGAGaggtaaaagaaaacacacaaacaacaggaaacacatcAACAATCTCAAACTCTCATCAGAAAAATTATAAACAGCGCCAAGTCAAAACCag AGAGGACAGGAGAGCAAAACATATGGAGGAAAGGAGGCAAAAAAAAGAGACCGTGCTTGGTGCAAGAAGAGGCCTCGTCATGATGTAA
- the rtf1 gene encoding RNA polymerase-associated protein RTF1 homolog, which produces MVSVKKRKGRVVIDSDSEDSASDDNLDQELLSLAKRKRVDSGEQEEPVSKPAASTDSETSDSDDEWTVGGTKGKKKVKPGKGSEKKNTTKKKVNKATASGSSDGDSSAESSAPEEGEVSDSESNSSSSSSDSDSSEDEVFRDGYDDDLMGDAEDRARLEQMTEKEREQELFNRIEKREVLKRRFEIKKKLKTAKKKEKEEKKKKQEEEQEKRKQSQVQDTQVVMSHNKERRSKRDEKLDKKSQAMEELKAEREKKKNKTAELLAKRQPLKTSEVYSDDEEEEEEDDDKSSVKSDRSSRSSSYDDDEKEETPPKSQPVSLPDELNRIRLSRHKLERWCHMPFFAKTVTGCFVRIGIGNSSSKPVYRVAEIVDVVETAKVYQLGSTRTNKGLQLRHGGDTRVFRLEFVSNQEFTESEFMKWKEAMMVAGMQVPTLDEITKKEQSIKEALNYKFNDKDIEDIVKEKDRFRKAPPNYAMKKTQLLKDKAMAEESGDGERVKVIQDELNELEERAEALDRQRTKNISAISYINQRNRSWNIVESEKALVAEGQNAKNQQMDPFTRRQCKPTMVSNARDPSVHAAILAHLNQKYGSGSTPDPTGEEKNNLGPGNPKDKDVPKPTTDLSEDLFKVHDFDVKIDLQVPNAESKSLSVSSNALPVKDGAPRRSLNLEDYKKRRGLI; this is translated from the exons ATGGTGAGTGTAAAGAAGCGGAAAGGTCGAGTCGTGATTGACTCCGACTCTGAAGACAGTGCTAGCGACGATAATTTAGATCAG gagctgttgtcTTTGGCAAAAAGGAAGAGGGTTGATTCAGGTGAGCAGGAAGAGCCAGTTAGCAAACCTGCAGCTTCTACAGACTCGGAGACATCTGACAGTGATGATGAG TGGACTGTGGGTGGCaccaaaggcaaaaagaaagtTAAACCGGGGAAAGGGTCTGAGAAGAAGAACACTACTAAGAAGAAGGTTAATAAAGCAACGGCATCTGGCAGCTCAGATGGGGATAGCTCAGCTGAAAGCTCTGCACCTGAGGAGG GTGAGGTGTCTGATTCAGAGAGCAACAGCTCATCCTCCAGCTCAGACTCAGACTCCTCTGAAGATGAGGTGTTTAGGGACGGTTATGACGATGACTTGATGggagatgcagaggacagagctCGTCTGGAGCAGatgacagaaaaggaaagagagcaAGAGCTGTTTAACAGAATAGAAAAAAGAGAGGTGCTAAAGAGACG GTTTGAAATTAAGAAGAAGCTGAAGACTgcaaagaagaaggagaaagaggagaagaaaaaaaagcaggaggAAGAGCAAGAAAAAAGGAAGCAATCTCAGGTTCAAGACACACAAGTG GTCATGTCGCACAACAAGGAGAGACGATCCAAACGGGACGAGAAACTTGACAAAAAGTCCCAGGCTATGGAAGAACTAAAAGCTGAGcgtgagaagaagaagaacaaaacag CAGAATTGCTGGCCAAACGTCAGCCGCTGAAGACGAGTGAGGTTTattctgatgatgaagaggaagaggaagaagacgaTGACAAGTCATCAGTCAAAAGTGATCGGAGTTCACGTTCATCAtcttatgatgatgatga GAAAGAAGAAACTCCACCAAAGTCACAGCCTGTTTCACTGCCAGATGAGCTCAACAGGATCCGTCTATCCAGACATAAGCTGGAGCGCTGGTGCCACATGCCCTTCTTTGCTAAGACTGTGACCGGCTGCTTTGTCAGGATAGGTATCGGAAACAGCAGCAGTAAACCAGTTTATAGG GTTGCTGAAATTGTGGATGTGGTGGAGACGGCGAAGGTTTACCAACTCGGTTCAACGCGAACAAACAAGGGATTACAATTAAG gCATGGCGGTGACACGCGGGTTTTCAGGCTCGAGTTTGTATCAAATCAGGAATTTACAGAAAGCGAATTCATGAAGTGGAAAGAGGCg ATGATGGTTGCTGGAATGCAAGTCCCAACTCTAGATGAAATCACCAAAAAGGAGCAGTCCATCAAAGAGGCTCTGAACTACAAATTTAATGACAAAGACATAGAGGAT ATTGTTAAAGAGAAGGACAGATTCCGAAAAGCGCCACCAAATTATGCCATGAAGAAAACGCAGTTGCTTAAGGATAAG GCCATGGCAGAAGAAAGTGGAGATGGTGAGAGAGTGAAAGTGATCCAGGATGAGCTGAACGAGCTTGAGGAAAGGGCGGAGGCACTTGACCGACAGAGAACCAAGAACATCTCTGCCATCAG CTACATTAACCAGAGGAATAGAAGCTGGAATATTGTTGAATCCGAGAAAGCACTTGTG GCTGAAGGACAAAATGCCAAAAACCAACAAATGGATCCTTTCACACGAAGACAGTGCAAACCCACCATGGTGTCTAAT GCAAGAGACCCATCTGTCCACGCAGCAATTCTTGCTCATCTGAACCAGAAGTATGGTTCTGGGTCGACACCCGATCCCACCGGTGAAGAGAAGAACAACCTG GGCCCAGGAAATCCAAAAGACAAAGATGTTCCAAAGCCAACCACTGACCTCTCAGAAGACTTGTTTAAAGTTCATGATTTTGATGTAAAGATTGACCTACAGGTTCCAAATGCTG AGTCTAAATCTCTGTCTGTCAGCTCCAACGCACTCCCAGTGAAGGATGGTGCTCCTCGCAGGTCCCTCAACCTTGAGGACTACAAGAAGAGGAGGGGGCTGATCTGA